In a genomic window of Candidatus Eisenbacteria bacterium:
- a CDS encoding sigma 54-interacting transcriptional regulator — MKNTETAIDGFRRLLNCKQQDIPVSEDNINTGASCACYTIGANLSVKIPLVFETDAESTLAKAWMLALSDDYSSALCCVEEIIGSDLEIDHRTYLYSLDLKARLLVWLGEYNAVVDLERQYSKKFDGVIYKEALYLLISIGTAFLRLSRYKEAIKRYETVSRVAQYFDDEGMSNRAYHNLSIAYKNIGMLEKASACSKKSLKGRKNLSDGGQSRWLLVAGIISYWRGEYKEATIRLKEALSEANKTHHLRGAIRIKTALGMIYCRTNEYKKSRKNLEEAREGACEIGVVRDIAIAHEFLGDLERAENRSDEAGEHYAKAMEIALRIAPRGDMVTEIGRRIADWRLDRGEIREARVELERALEIAQEIQDRREEGILHRVRARMILASRGRLQSAESALKKSIDILEEIGTRYEEALSRIERGRLRVSAPRRSREDRRRGVDDFRSAAKILEELGLPRRRSELFIEIVKIAEGVISPYEGLRFLQEAEILCRRRRDHRALREIADLRSRLEEEVARVALEGESSFLYRREGREAHASAVARLSRRYGAKQAFLLIEDSPEGRRAVGVAEEEAVRLAARLREVGGRDLVVSSGNLTSTGSDCHGPFLAFRRPEIADALLYVERGLGERPFDEREAGEFVAYAERLFGDLPRRKTETKGSPYPTVIARSGLMQRLVDRLVSIRNSRAPVLIYGETGTGKGLLAHLLHQLGDHGEAVRIVQVHCAELPETLLESELFGHARGAFTGAVVEREGLFESANGGTLFLDEVGDLSPEVQVRLLRVIEEGRLKRVGEARDRAVDVRVVAATHRDLVEEVAEGRFREDLFYRLHVIRLTVPPLRERREDIPHLVSHFVARYAAEEGKRVAGVDPEAMRRLMLYPWPGNVRELQNEIRRAVVLHPNGEPLRDEELSAFLRDARSVKRFQAPEHGRGLLLRELATFEERRIQEALADSGGSLRESARALGISVQLLRYKLKKYNIRIRKN, encoded by the coding sequence ATGAAGAATACTGAAACTGCAATTGATGGCTTCAGAAGACTGCTTAATTGCAAACAGCAAGATATACCTGTATCTGAGGACAACATCAATACAGGTGCAAGTTGTGCTTGCTATACGATTGGTGCCAACCTTTCAGTAAAAATCCCACTGGTATTTGAGACTGATGCAGAGTCGACATTGGCTAAAGCATGGATGCTCGCCTTGTCCGATGATTACTCGAGTGCTCTGTGTTGTGTTGAAGAGATCATCGGGTCTGATTTGGAAATCGACCACCGCACTTACCTGTATTCCCTCGATTTAAAGGCGAGATTGCTAGTCTGGCTTGGTGAATACAATGCAGTTGTGGATCTAGAAAGACAATATTCTAAGAAGTTTGACGGTGTGATCTATAAAGAAGCTTTGTATTTGTTGATAAGCATTGGCACGGCATTCCTTAGGCTGTCTAGGTATAAAGAAGCGATAAAAAGATACGAGACGGTCTCGAGAGTGGCTCAGTATTTCGACGATGAAGGTATGAGTAACAGAGCCTATCACAACCTCAGTATAGCCTATAAAAACATCGGAATGCTTGAGAAAGCCAGTGCCTGTTCAAAGAAGTCATTAAAAGGAAGAAAAAATCTATCTGATGGTGGGCAGTCGAGGTGGTTGCTCGTAGCGGGTATTATTTCTTACTGGAGAGGGGAGTATAAAGAAGCAACAATAAGACTAAAGGAAGCACTTTCAGAGGCAAACAAAACACATCATTTGCGAGGGGCAATTAGAATAAAGACAGCATTAGGAATGATATACTGTAGAACAAATGAATACAAGAAGAGCAGAAAGAATCTTGAAGAGGCGAGGGAGGGTGCTTGTGAAATAGGTGTGGTGCGTGATATCGCCATCGCCCACGAATTCCTTGGCGATCTGGAACGTGCGGAGAATCGGTCCGACGAGGCGGGGGAGCACTACGCGAAAGCGATGGAGATCGCCCTTCGTATCGCGCCGCGAGGGGACATGGTTACGGAAATCGGTCGTAGAATCGCCGATTGGCGATTGGACCGCGGCGAGATCCGCGAGGCGCGGGTGGAATTAGAAAGAGCCCTCGAGATCGCCCAAGAGATCCAGGATCGCCGTGAAGAGGGAATCCTACACCGGGTCCGCGCCCGAATGATCCTCGCAAGCCGTGGAAGGCTCCAATCCGCGGAGTCGGCGCTTAAGAAGAGCATCGACATTCTGGAAGAGATCGGTACCCGCTATGAGGAGGCGCTCAGCCGGATCGAGAGAGGCCGGCTCAGGGTTTCCGCCCCACGCAGGTCCCGTGAAGACCGGCGCAGGGGAGTGGACGATTTCCGGAGCGCCGCGAAGATTCTGGAGGAACTGGGCCTTCCGCGCCGCAGGAGCGAACTCTTCATCGAGATCGTAAAAATCGCCGAGGGGGTGATTTCTCCCTATGAGGGGCTTCGCTTCCTGCAAGAGGCGGAGATCCTCTGCCGGCGCCGGCGTGACCACCGAGCCCTTCGTGAAATCGCCGACCTCCGTTCCCGCCTCGAGGAAGAGGTCGCCCGGGTCGCCCTCGAGGGGGAATCTTCTTTCCTGTATCGACGGGAGGGGAGGGAGGCCCACGCGAGCGCCGTGGCGCGCCTGTCCCGTCGCTACGGGGCGAAGCAGGCTTTTCTGTTGATCGAGGATTCCCCCGAGGGGAGGCGCGCCGTTGGCGTCGCGGAAGAAGAGGCGGTTCGTTTGGCCGCCCGGTTGCGCGAAGTGGGCGGGCGCGATCTGGTCGTCTCCTCGGGGAACCTCACCAGCACGGGGAGCGACTGCCACGGTCCTTTTCTCGCTTTTCGGCGTCCCGAGATTGCGGACGCACTTCTTTACGTCGAAAGGGGTTTGGGGGAGCGCCCCTTCGACGAGAGAGAGGCCGGAGAGTTTGTCGCCTACGCCGAGCGCCTCTTCGGGGATCTCCCGCGCAGGAAAACCGAGACGAAGGGATCTCCTTACCCGACGGTGATCGCCCGGAGCGGATTAATGCAACGCTTGGTGGACCGTCTCGTTTCGATCCGCAACTCCCGCGCGCCGGTTCTCATCTATGGCGAGACCGGCACCGGCAAGGGGCTTCTGGCTCATCTGCTTCATCAGTTGGGAGATCACGGCGAGGCGGTACGTATCGTTCAAGTTCATTGCGCCGAGCTTCCGGAGACCTTGCTGGAGAGCGAGCTTTTCGGCCACGCTCGGGGCGCCTTCACCGGCGCCGTCGTCGAGAGGGAGGGGCTTTTCGAGTCCGCGAACGGGGGGACCCTCTTTCTCGACGAAGTGGGAGACTTGTCCCCGGAGGTGCAGGTGCGACTCCTCCGGGTCATCGAGGAGGGACGCCTCAAGAGGGTCGGCGAGGCGCGGGATCGGGCCGTGGATGTTCGCGTGGTCGCGGCCACGCATCGCGATCTGGTTGAGGAGGTCGCCGAAGGACGTTTCCGCGAAGACCTCTTTTACCGTCTCCACGTGATCCGCCTGACCGTGCCGCCGCTCCGGGAGAGGCGCGAGGATATCCCCCACCTCGTGAGCCATTTCGTCGCCCGCTATGCCGCGGAGGAGGGGAAACGGGTGGCCGGCGTCGATCCGGAGGCGATGCGGCGTCTGATGCTCTACCCCTGGCCCGGCAACGTGCGGGAGCTGCAAAACGAGATCCGGCGGGCCGTGGTGCTCCACCCGAACGGGGAACCGCTCCGCGACGAGGAACTGTCGGCGTTCCTGCGGGACGCTCGATCGGTCAAGCGTTTCCAGGCACCCGAGCATGGACGGGGGCTTCTCCTTCGGGAGCTGGCCACATTCGAAGAGCGCAGGATTCAGGAAGCGCTCGCCGACTCCGGCGGCTCCCTGCGCGAATCCGCCCGCGCTCTCGGCATCTCCGTCCAACTTCTCCGCTACAAACTGAAGAAGTACAACATCCGCATCCGCAAGAACTGA